In Lacibacter sp. H407, a genomic segment contains:
- a CDS encoding DUF445 domain-containing protein, with amino-acid sequence MNYWLLIIPVISGFIGWVTNWVAIKMLFHPRNPVNILGIRVQGIFPKRQQQFAEKLGRLVSNELLSFSDIEEKINKPENLQKILPQVETHIDHFLRVKLGESMPMISMFIGDKTIDKLKGIFMEELEILFPKMMKEYSASLKNQLDLEQIVTDKVKAFPSDKLEDILYQVMAKEFRFVELIGAVLGFLIGLLQVGITLLTQ; translated from the coding sequence ATGAATTACTGGTTATTAATCATTCCTGTTATCTCCGGCTTTATTGGATGGGTCACCAACTGGGTGGCAATTAAAATGTTGTTTCACCCCCGCAATCCCGTTAATATACTAGGGATCCGTGTGCAGGGAATTTTTCCAAAACGCCAACAGCAGTTTGCTGAAAAACTGGGACGGTTGGTGAGTAACGAGCTCCTCTCCTTCTCCGATATTGAAGAAAAGATCAACAAACCGGAGAATCTTCAAAAAATATTACCACAGGTTGAAACGCATATCGATCATTTCCTCCGGGTAAAGCTGGGCGAAAGTATGCCCATGATCAGCATGTTTATAGGCGACAAAACCATTGACAAGCTGAAAGGAATTTTTATGGAAGAGCTGGAGATCCTTTTTCCAAAAATGATGAAGGAATACTCTGCCTCGCTGAAAAACCAACTCGATCTGGAGCAAATTGTAACCGATAAAGTAAAAGCCTTTCCAAGCGATAAGCTGGAAGACATCCTGTACCAGGTAATGGCAAAAGAGTTCCGTTTTGTAGAATTAATCGGAGCAGTATTAGGTTTCCTCATCGGTCTCCTTCAGGTGGGCATCACCCTTCTTACGCAATAA
- the rpmG gene encoding 50S ribosomal protein L33, whose protein sequence is MAKKGNRVQVILECTEHKTSGQAGTSRYITTKNKKNTPERLELKKFNPILKKVTTHKEIK, encoded by the coding sequence ATGGCAAAGAAAGGTAATCGTGTTCAGGTAATCCTGGAGTGTACAGAGCACAAAACATCGGGTCAGGCCGGTACTAGTCGCTATATCACTACCAAGAATAAAAAGAACACACCTGAGCGTTTGGAGTTGAAAAAATTCAACCCGATCCTGAAAAAGGTAACTACGCACAAAGAAATCAAATAA
- a CDS encoding TonB-dependent receptor domain-containing protein, translating into MRFILGVLSLFISIQLVAQAPGGGRPGGGQMNIGRFYGKIVEAKTNKPIDAVSVQLYQNRMDTASKSRKDVLVTGQLTQANGDFSLEGLSPMGNYKLYITAIGFKTIEQTISFGLKPGGAPEDMMAQMDKDLGNIKLEADVQQLSEVVVTAEKPTLQLGIDRKIFNVEKNIVSQGGTGVDVMRNVPTVNVDIDGNITMRNSAPQIFVDGRPTVLTLDQIPADAIQSIELITNPSAKFDASGGQSAIINIVLKKNRRVGYSGSVRAGVDMRGRVNGGGDINIRQGKVNFFANIGLNQRKGIGFGETDRNNFGDKTPNTIFTRNRNISEGMFNFGRAGFDFLIDNRNTITISGNFGGGNFDQLNQDYLRYDSAYSTPKTIWSYRETNGTSTFRNAGASASFKHNFPRAGKEFTVDVNYNKSRSENDQSIDDTKWFDKDWTNLYRQDVQTINAGGNNSLVVAQVDYADPINENIKFEGGARTQIRYFESFQRNSFNGGPVNAALSNEFRYVDYVHAAYATYSQKIKKADFNYQVGLRVESSKYDGEQIGKPGRFQNQFPLAFFPSIFLSKTLAEKQDIQLNYSRRINRPSFFQLLPNTDYSDIFNYQTGNPNLKPEFTNSLELTYQKTYGEKNNTVLVTLFGKQTNNLISRYLYKGLLGESTDSANITTWVNANRSYAAGVELVFRNTVSKWWEINYNVNVYYSKIDGSDISPDLQNERTSYTVKLNNSFRLGKGWSMQLSGDYNSRSILPVSSGGGRGGRGGGGFGGGGFGGGPVSTTQGYIDDNYYVDFGLRKEFKIKANTASFSLNWSDVFSTRRNNVFSQSSILEQYSWRRRDPSFVRLNFNYRFGKFDASLFKRKNTRSEGGGGEDMQIQ; encoded by the coding sequence ATGAGATTTATTCTTGGAGTATTATCCTTATTTATTAGCATACAACTGGTTGCACAAGCTCCGGGTGGCGGGCGTCCGGGCGGTGGACAAATGAACATTGGCCGCTTTTATGGAAAAATTGTAGAAGCCAAAACCAACAAGCCAATCGATGCAGTTTCGGTTCAGTTGTATCAAAACAGGATGGATACTGCCAGCAAATCAAGAAAAGACGTGTTGGTAACAGGGCAATTAACGCAAGCCAATGGCGATTTCAGTCTGGAAGGATTGAGCCCAATGGGTAACTATAAATTATACATTACAGCTATCGGTTTCAAAACCATTGAACAAACCATCAGCTTTGGTTTAAAGCCGGGCGGCGCACCAGAAGATATGATGGCGCAGATGGATAAAGATCTTGGCAACATTAAACTGGAAGCAGATGTACAGCAATTGAGTGAAGTAGTTGTTACTGCTGAAAAGCCAACACTGCAACTTGGTATTGATCGTAAAATATTTAATGTAGAAAAGAATATTGTTTCACAAGGTGGCACCGGTGTGGATGTAATGCGGAATGTACCTACCGTGAATGTTGATATTGATGGAAACATTACCATGCGTAACAGTGCTCCGCAAATTTTTGTAGATGGTCGGCCCACAGTATTAACATTGGATCAGATACCTGCTGATGCTATTCAAAGCATTGAGCTTATTACCAACCCTTCTGCCAAGTTTGATGCAAGTGGTGGCCAATCAGCTATTATCAATATTGTATTGAAGAAGAATCGTCGTGTAGGTTATAGCGGAAGTGTTCGTGCAGGTGTAGATATGAGAGGTCGTGTAAATGGTGGTGGAGATATCAACATCCGTCAGGGAAAAGTAAACTTCTTTGCAAACATTGGTTTAAATCAACGTAAAGGCATCGGCTTTGGTGAAACAGATCGTAACAACTTTGGCGACAAAACTCCAAACACAATTTTTACCCGTAACCGCAACATTAGCGAAGGCATGTTCAATTTTGGCCGTGCGGGTTTTGACTTTTTAATTGATAACAGAAACACGATTACAATTTCGGGAAACTTTGGTGGCGGTAATTTTGATCAGTTGAATCAAGACTATCTGCGCTACGATTCAGCATACAGCACACCAAAAACTATTTGGAGTTATCGTGAAACAAATGGAACGAGCACCTTCCGTAATGCAGGTGCGTCAGCAAGTTTCAAACATAATTTTCCCCGTGCCGGAAAAGAATTTACTGTTGATGTAAATTATAACAAGAGCCGCAGTGAAAATGATCAATCAATTGACGACACAAAATGGTTTGATAAAGATTGGACCAATCTTTACAGACAAGATGTTCAAACGATAAACGCAGGAGGTAACAACTCGTTGGTTGTAGCGCAGGTTGATTATGCTGACCCCATCAATGAGAATATCAAGTTTGAAGGTGGTGCACGTACGCAAATCCGCTATTTCGAAAGTTTCCAGCGCAACTCATTTAATGGTGGCCCTGTAAACGCTGCATTGAGCAATGAGTTCAGATATGTTGATTATGTACATGCTGCTTATGCAACTTATTCGCAGAAAATTAAAAAAGCCGACTTTAACTACCAGGTTGGTTTGCGTGTTGAAAGTTCAAAATATGACGGCGAACAAATCGGCAAGCCCGGACGCTTTCAAAATCAATTCCCGTTAGCATTTTTCCCAAGTATCTTTTTATCGAAAACGCTTGCAGAAAAGCAGGATATTCAATTGAACTACAGCCGTAGAATTAACCGTCCGAGCTTCTTCCAATTATTACCGAACACCGACTATAGCGATATCTTCAATTATCAAACAGGTAATCCAAATCTAAAACCGGAGTTTACAAATTCACTCGAATTAACGTATCAAAAAACATACGGCGAAAAGAACAATACAGTATTGGTTACCTTGTTTGGAAAGCAAACCAACAATCTTATCTCGAGATATTTGTACAAAGGTTTATTGGGTGAAAGTACAGACAGTGCAAATATTACCACATGGGTAAATGCAAACAGAAGTTATGCTGCTGGTGTGGAATTGGTGTTCCGCAACACGGTGAGTAAATGGTGGGAGATCAATTACAACGTAAACGTTTATTATTCGAAGATTGATGGCAGTGATATTTCCCCTGATCTTCAAAATGAGCGTACCAGCTATACAGTTAAATTAAACAACTCATTCCGTTTAGGAAAAGGATGGAGCATGCAGTTGAGTGGCGATTATAATTCACGTTCTATCTTACCGGTATCATCTGGCGGTGGCCGTGGTGGTCGTGGTGGTGGCGGCTTTGGTGGTGGTGGCTTTGGTGGCGGCCCTGTTTCTACTACACAAGGTTATATCGATGATAACTACTATGTTGATTTCGGCCTGCGTAAAGAATTTAAGATCAAAGCAAATACTGCTTCCTTTTCCTTGAACTGGAGCGATGTATTCAGTACACGCAGAAATAATGTATTTTCTCAATCAAGTATTCTGGAGCAATACAGCTGGAGAAGAAGAGATCCTTCGTTTGTACGTTTAAACTTCAACTACCGTTTTGGTAAGTTTGATGCATCGCTGTTTAAGCGTAAGAACACACGCAGTGAAGGTGGTGGTGGTGAAGACATGCAAATCCAATAA
- a CDS encoding OsmC family protein — protein MADHVVTTRFEGGMRFTSHLDNHTIIIDTTEENGGTNMGPRPKKLMLSSLAGCTGIDVVGLLNKMRVEFSDFSMDVEADLTNETPKTYEWVKITYKIKVKEEDQEKVQKAVTMSKEKYCGVSAMFAAFAEIEYEIEYL, from the coding sequence ATGGCAGATCATGTAGTTACGACCCGTTTTGAAGGCGGCATGCGATTCACAAGCCACCTCGACAATCATACCATTATTATAGATACAACTGAAGAGAACGGTGGAACCAATATGGGACCACGCCCCAAAAAGCTGATGCTTTCCTCTCTGGCTGGCTGTACCGGCATTGATGTAGTAGGCCTCTTGAACAAAATGCGTGTGGAGTTCAGCGATTTCAGCATGGATGTTGAAGCTGATCTCACCAATGAAACACCCAAAACATACGAATGGGTGAAGATCACTTATAAGATCAAGGTAAAAGAAGAAGATCAGGAAAAAGTACAAAAGGCCGTAACCATGTCGAAGGAAAAGTACTGTGGTGTAAGCGCCATGTTTGCTGCTTTTGCAGAAATTGAATATGAGATCGAGTACCTGTAA
- a CDS encoding NAD-dependent epimerase/dehydratase family protein, with translation MQQSILSNIKVIITGATGMVGEGVLHECLNSTIVTEVLVMGRKSCGITHPKLKELLHNNFHDLSPVADQLKGYDACFFCAGVSSVGKKEEEFYHLTYTLTLHVAETLAKQNSNMTFCYVSGAGTDSSEKGRLMWARVKGKTENDLMKLPFAQVYNFRPGIIEPGKGMKNTIKMYNYFMWLLPIVKRISKNGVVSLTEIGQAMINAGTKGYKKQVLEVKDIKELAAA, from the coding sequence ATGCAACAAAGCATTTTATCAAATATAAAAGTGATCATAACAGGCGCTACAGGAATGGTGGGTGAAGGCGTGCTGCACGAATGCCTTAACAGTACCATCGTAACCGAAGTATTGGTGATGGGGAGGAAAAGTTGCGGCATAACACATCCAAAGCTGAAAGAACTATTGCACAACAATTTTCACGACCTCTCGCCTGTTGCTGATCAATTGAAAGGATACGATGCCTGTTTCTTTTGTGCAGGCGTATCATCAGTAGGCAAAAAAGAAGAAGAGTTTTATCATTTAACCTATACACTCACCCTGCATGTTGCTGAAACATTAGCGAAGCAAAACAGCAACATGACCTTTTGCTATGTATCGGGTGCAGGAACCGACAGCAGTGAAAAAGGCCGCCTGATGTGGGCACGGGTAAAAGGTAAAACAGAAAACGATCTCATGAAACTTCCCTTTGCACAAGTGTACAATTTCCGGCCGGGCATTATTGAGCCGGGCAAAGGAATGAAGAACACCATTAAGATGTACAACTATTTTATGTGGCTGTTACCGATTGTAAAACGCATCAGCAAAAACGGCGTGGTGAGTTTGACAGAAATCGGACAAGCCATGATCAACGCCGGCACAAAAGGCTACAAAAAACAAGTGCTCGAAGTAAAAGATATTAAGGAACTTGCTGCTGCTTAA
- a CDS encoding endonuclease/exonuclease/phosphatase family protein, with protein MKKISLLVVTTFICVSLLQAQQALRVMTFNIRLNTSSDSLNAWPYRKDHVASQVLFHKIELLGVQEALHDQMIDLQQRLPQFKYTGGGRDDGKTKGEYSAIFYDSTRLQLLATDMFWLSETTTVKGSKGWDAAITRIVTWAKFKDKRSKKIFFAFNTHFDHVGKIARRESAKLVLQKVNEIAGSTPAVITGDFNAEPTDEPIQVIVDKNNPLRLTDSKELSQTQHYGPTGTFNAFQNKERNDKPIDYIFLKGRWKVLTHATISQTWMGRFASDHFSVMAELLLK; from the coding sequence ATGAAAAAAATCTCCTTACTTGTTGTTACAACCTTCATTTGTGTATCATTACTACAGGCACAACAAGCGTTACGGGTAATGACGTTTAACATACGGCTCAACACATCATCGGACAGTTTAAATGCATGGCCCTATCGTAAAGACCATGTTGCTTCGCAGGTATTATTTCATAAGATCGAATTATTGGGTGTGCAGGAAGCATTGCACGATCAGATGATCGATCTGCAACAACGTTTACCACAATTCAAATACACCGGCGGCGGACGTGATGACGGAAAAACAAAAGGTGAATACTCCGCTATTTTTTATGACAGCACACGGTTACAATTGCTTGCTACCGATATGTTCTGGCTAAGTGAAACAACAACTGTAAAAGGCAGCAAAGGTTGGGATGCAGCCATTACACGTATTGTAACATGGGCAAAGTTTAAAGACAAGCGTTCAAAGAAGATCTTCTTTGCCTTCAACACACATTTCGATCATGTTGGAAAAATTGCACGGAGAGAAAGTGCAAAACTCGTACTGCAAAAAGTAAACGAAATAGCCGGCTCCACTCCTGCTGTTATTACGGGTGATTTTAATGCAGAGCCAACCGATGAACCAATACAGGTGATCGTTGATAAAAACAATCCGCTTCGCTTGACCGACAGCAAAGAACTTTCACAAACACAACACTACGGACCAACAGGTACGTTCAATGCATTTCAAAACAAAGAACGCAACGATAAGCCGATCGACTATATTTTTCTGAAAGGCAGGTGGAAGGTATTAACACATGCTACTATTTCACAAACATGGATGGGACGATTTGCGAGTGACCACTTTTCGGTGATGGCGGAGTTGTTGTTGAAGTAA
- a CDS encoding DUF4295 domain-containing protein produces the protein MAKAASKNAKIKDAKAAAESKNWTKVIRAERSPKSGAYTFKEQIVHKDKVKDYLATK, from the coding sequence ATGGCAAAAGCAGCTTCAAAGAACGCAAAGATCAAAGACGCTAAAGCAGCGGCTGAATCAAAAAACTGGACAAAAGTGATCCGTGCTGAACGCAGCCCGAAGTCAGGTGCATACACGTTCAAAGAACAAATTGTGCACAAGGACAAGGTGAAAGATTACCTGGCCACAAAATAA
- the rpmB gene encoding 50S ribosomal protein L28, protein MARVCQLTGKVPVGGNKVSHSNIKTKRRFLPNLQTKRFFLAEEDKWVTLKVSTEAIRTINKNGLYSVVKELREKGVHI, encoded by the coding sequence ATGGCTAGAGTTTGTCAGCTTACAGGAAAAGTGCCGGTTGGTGGAAACAAGGTGTCGCACTCAAATATTAAGACCAAGCGTCGTTTTTTACCGAACCTGCAAACCAAGCGTTTCTTCCTCGCTGAAGAAGATAAGTGGGTTACGCTGAAGGTTTCTACAGAAGCGATCCGTACAATCAATAAAAATGGTTTGTACAGCGTGGTGAAAGAGTTAAGAGAAAAGGGAGTACATATTTAA
- the mutS gene encoding DNA mismatch repair protein MutS has translation MAKAGGDTPLMQQHKAIKAKYPDAILLFRVGDFYETFGEDAIVTSRVLGITLTKRNNGSVDSNELAGFPHHALDTYLHKLVKAGHRVAICDQLEDPKQAKGIVKRGVTELLSPGTATSDKLLEHNSNNFLAAIHEENEQYGLAFTDISTGEFFVAEGNREYADKLLQSLKPAEVVFQRNKQKQFKEHFGTKFYTYHLEEWIFSEAYTTELLLKHFQTHSLKGFGIETFTLGSIAAGAVLHYLRDTEHPNLNHITSLQRLDEADYLWMDRFTIRNLELLGSNADGGNSLLKVLDNTVSPMGARLMRRWMVLPLKDKERINERLDAVQSMILEPELKKQLQLLIKQCGDVERLVAKLPLKKINPREILHLAKGLGFAEKIKEQCNTSSNNYLKRLSDTINPCHYIAEKILNEVVENPPVMISKGDVIRDGINSELDELRRIAHHGKEYLLEIQQRESEATGIPSLKIAFNNVFGYYLEVTNTHKNKVPAEWTRKQTLANAERYITPELKEYEEKIIGAEEKILKIETELFEKILIELQEYIGPIQTNGQVMAILDCIGCFAENALQFKYVRPQIQDGAELVLKDARHPVIERNLPVGEPYISNDLLLDKEQQQIIILTGPNMSGKSALLRQTGLIVLMAHMGSFVPASAASIPLTDKIFTRVGASDNLSGGESTFMVEMNETASIINNLSARSLILLDEIGRGTSTYDGISIAWSIAEFLHQSTFQPKTLFATHYHELNELEEKFPRIKNYHITNKEVGNKVIFLRKLAPGGSTHSFGIHVAKMAGMPLSLINRANEILKQLEDQRSSSDIKEQLKQLPTQKMQLNIFDIHSQTFDEIRTMLEGMDINRLTPVEALLKLQEIKQRLN, from the coding sequence ATGGCAAAAGCAGGCGGAGATACTCCATTGATGCAACAACACAAAGCGATCAAGGCAAAATATCCTGATGCAATTTTATTATTCCGGGTAGGTGATTTTTATGAAACATTTGGTGAAGATGCCATCGTTACTTCACGTGTGCTTGGTATTACATTAACCAAACGAAACAATGGCTCTGTCGACAGTAATGAACTTGCCGGCTTTCCGCACCATGCATTAGACACCTATTTACATAAACTGGTAAAAGCCGGCCATCGTGTTGCTATTTGTGATCAGTTAGAAGATCCCAAGCAGGCAAAAGGAATTGTAAAACGTGGCGTAACAGAATTACTTTCTCCCGGCACAGCTACCAGCGATAAGTTGCTTGAACATAACAGCAACAATTTTCTTGCGGCTATTCATGAAGAGAATGAGCAATACGGTTTAGCGTTTACTGATATCAGTACGGGTGAGTTTTTTGTAGCGGAAGGAAACAGGGAGTATGCTGATAAACTATTGCAAAGCTTGAAACCTGCTGAAGTTGTTTTTCAACGTAACAAACAAAAACAATTTAAAGAACATTTCGGTACTAAGTTTTATACCTATCACTTAGAAGAATGGATCTTTAGTGAAGCATATACAACAGAGTTGCTGCTGAAACATTTTCAAACACATTCACTGAAAGGGTTTGGAATAGAAACATTCACACTCGGCAGTATTGCAGCAGGTGCTGTGTTACATTATTTGCGTGATACCGAGCATCCCAACCTTAATCATATTACTTCGCTGCAACGTTTAGATGAAGCAGATTATTTATGGATGGATCGTTTCACCATCCGCAATCTTGAATTACTGGGAAGTAATGCCGATGGAGGTAACTCATTATTGAAAGTGTTAGACAATACTGTTTCACCCATGGGCGCCCGGTTAATGCGCCGCTGGATGGTGTTGCCATTGAAAGACAAAGAACGCATCAATGAACGATTGGATGCTGTTCAATCAATGATACTGGAACCGGAATTAAAAAAGCAATTGCAATTATTGATCAAACAGTGTGGCGATGTGGAACGACTGGTTGCAAAACTTCCATTGAAGAAGATCAACCCAAGAGAAATTCTTCATTTGGCAAAAGGATTGGGATTTGCAGAAAAGATCAAAGAACAATGCAACACTTCTTCGAACAACTATCTCAAACGTTTAAGTGACACCATTAACCCCTGCCATTATATCGCTGAAAAAATTCTGAATGAAGTAGTGGAGAATCCACCAGTGATGATCAGTAAGGGTGATGTGATCCGTGATGGCATCAACAGTGAATTAGATGAGCTTCGACGAATTGCCCATCATGGCAAAGAATATTTGCTGGAAATACAGCAGCGTGAAAGTGAAGCAACAGGCATCCCCTCGTTGAAAATTGCATTCAACAATGTGTTTGGTTATTACTTAGAAGTAACAAATACGCACAAAAATAAAGTGCCGGCTGAGTGGACACGGAAACAAACGCTTGCCAATGCTGAACGTTATATTACACCGGAGCTAAAAGAATACGAAGAAAAAATTATTGGTGCTGAAGAAAAGATCCTGAAGATAGAAACCGAGTTGTTTGAAAAAATATTGATCGAACTGCAGGAATATATTGGTCCTATTCAAACCAATGGGCAAGTAATGGCCATTCTTGATTGCATTGGTTGCTTTGCAGAAAATGCATTGCAGTTCAAGTATGTTCGTCCGCAAATACAGGATGGTGCCGAGCTTGTGTTGAAAGATGCACGCCATCCCGTAATTGAACGTAACCTTCCGGTTGGTGAACCCTATATTTCAAACGATCTGTTGCTGGATAAAGAACAACAGCAGATCATTATTCTCACCGGCCCGAACATGAGTGGTAAAAGTGCATTGCTGCGTCAAACAGGATTAATTGTATTGATGGCACACATGGGAAGTTTTGTACCGGCATCGGCAGCCAGCATTCCACTAACCGATAAAATTTTTACACGGGTTGGTGCCAGCGATAACCTGAGCGGCGGCGAAAGTACATTCATGGTGGAAATGAATGAAACCGCCAGCATCATCAATAATCTGTCGGCAAGAAGTTTAATTCTGTTAGATGAAATTGGCAGAGGTACTTCTACTTACGATGGCATTTCCATTGCGTGGAGCATTGCCGAATTTTTACATCAATCAACCTTTCAACCTAAAACATTATTTGCCACCCATTATCATGAACTGAATGAGCTGGAAGAAAAATTTCCACGGATCAAGAATTATCATATTACCAATAAAGAAGTGGGAAACAAGGTGATCTTTTTACGCAAACTGGCACCCGGTGGCAGCACACATAGCTTTGGTATCCATGTAGCAAAAATGGCGGGCATGCCTTTGTCGCTGATCAACCGTGCCAACGAAATCCTCAAACAACTCGAAGACCAACGAAGCAGCAGCGATATAAAAGAACAACTGAAACAATTACCCACACAAAAAATGCAGTTGAATATTTTTGACATCCACTCGCAAACTTTTGATGAAATACGTACCATGCTGGAAGGAATGGACATTAACCGCCTCACACCGGTTGAAGCGTTGTTAAAACTGCAGGAAATTAAACAACGCCTGAACTGA
- a CDS encoding helix-turn-helix domain-containing protein — MILRFKQKNFKTWIQELCKATGTDAKNNLFTLPETLGKGYCFADSIDRSFSYVLMNVELNEDCTLHRISNNQMGLLIFFNRTIISDYIRLRHKKDSLTDSLNKIRSNIFVSSTNTELEVNYRAGSKLKRLGIYFSPQWIAEHFDSNTKMQVELLTRQGLELIDKLPINEAMEEKLNRIFETNLSSESDKLALKSRIIILLEYFFTTQLNDSLVIKNKTIIPDEDIKRLRSVEELLANEEIEKFPSISKLARIAQMSGTKLKQRFKQVYGYRLYEFYNKQRLEKAKELISNGVTPKEAGYSIGFSDVSNFTKAFKKEYGYTPGTLSEKATAQKQNQALQ; from the coding sequence ATGATTCTTCGATTTAAACAGAAAAACTTCAAAACCTGGATACAGGAACTTTGCAAAGCAACCGGTACCGATGCAAAGAATAATTTGTTTACGCTACCCGAAACGCTCGGCAAAGGTTATTGTTTTGCCGATAGTATTGACCGCTCCTTCTCTTATGTGTTGATGAATGTAGAACTGAATGAAGATTGCACGCTTCACCGCATCAGTAATAATCAAATGGGGTTGCTCATCTTTTTCAACAGGACCATCATCAGCGACTATATCCGTTTACGGCATAAAAAAGATTCGTTAACAGACAGTCTCAATAAAATCCGGAGTAACATTTTTGTTTCATCTACCAACACAGAACTGGAAGTGAATTACAGAGCCGGATCAAAATTGAAACGGTTGGGTATTTATTTTTCTCCTCAATGGATCGCTGAACATTTTGACAGCAACACCAAAATGCAGGTAGAATTATTAACACGCCAGGGATTGGAGTTGATCGATAAACTTCCCATCAATGAAGCGATGGAAGAAAAACTAAACCGGATTTTTGAAACCAATCTCAGCAGCGAATCCGATAAGCTGGCATTGAAAAGCAGGATCATTATTTTACTTGAATACTTTTTTACTACGCAACTGAACGATTCGTTGGTGATCAAAAACAAAACGATCATTCCGGATGAGGATATAAAACGCCTGCGTAGTGTGGAAGAACTGCTGGCTAATGAAGAAATTGAAAAGTTCCCTTCTATTTCAAAGTTGGCACGGATCGCTCAAATGAGCGGCACCAAATTAAAGCAACGCTTTAAACAAGTGTATGGTTACAGGCTCTATGAATTTTATAACAAACAACGGCTGGAGAAAGCAAAAGAATTGATATCAAATGGTGTAACACCAAAAGAAGCCGGTTACAGTATTGGCTTTAGTGATGTATCCAATTTTACAAAAGCATTTAAAAAAGAATACGGTTATACCCCGGGTACACTTTCAGAAAAAGCAACAGCGCAAAAACAAAACCAAGCCTTGCAGTAA
- the ftsY gene encoding signal recognition particle-docking protein FtsY, with amino-acid sequence MGFFGKLFGKKEKESLDQGLEKTKEGFLGKIARAVAGKSTVDTEVLDNLEEALVSADVGIETTVAIIERIEARVAKDKYINTSELNSILQQEIESMLVDAPADTTYSNFDLPKGKKPFVLMIVGVNGVGKTTTIGKLAHHFTQAGKKVMLGAADTFRAAAVDQLTIWSERAGVPIVKREMGSDPASVAFDAVSSAVAKDVDILIIDTAGRLHTKTHLMEELSKIKRVIQKVIPDAPHDVLLVLDGSTGQNAIEQAKQFTAATDVTGLVITKLDGTAKGGVVLAIAHQFQIPVKFIGVGEKVEDLLVFDKHEFADSLFSIK; translated from the coding sequence ATGGGTTTTTTTGGAAAATTATTCGGTAAGAAAGAAAAAGAAAGTCTCGACCAGGGTTTGGAAAAAACCAAAGAAGGATTTTTAGGAAAGATCGCCAGAGCTGTTGCGGGTAAAAGCACTGTTGATACAGAAGTGCTCGATAACCTGGAAGAAGCATTGGTAAGTGCCGATGTAGGCATTGAAACAACCGTTGCCATTATTGAACGCATTGAAGCAAGGGTAGCAAAAGACAAATACATCAACACATCCGAGCTCAATTCCATTCTTCAACAGGAAATTGAAAGCATGTTGGTGGATGCGCCGGCTGATACAACCTATTCCAACTTTGATCTTCCAAAAGGTAAAAAGCCGTTTGTGTTAATGATCGTAGGGGTAAACGGAGTGGGTAAAACAACTACTATCGGAAAACTGGCACACCATTTTACCCAAGCGGGTAAGAAAGTGATGCTGGGTGCGGCCGATACCTTCCGTGCTGCAGCTGTAGATCAGTTAACGATCTGGAGCGAACGTGCAGGTGTACCAATTGTAAAACGGGAGATGGGCAGCGATCCGGCATCGGTTGCCTTTGATGCAGTGAGCAGCGCCGTGGCGAAGGATGTTGATATCCTCATCATTGATACGGCTGGCCGGCTTCATACCAAAACCCATTTGATGGAAGAGCTGAGCAAGATCAAACGTGTAATTCAGAAAGTGATCCCGGATGCGCCGCATGATGTGTTGCTGGTACTCGATGGGTCAACCGGGCAAAATGCGATTGAGCAGGCAAAGCAGTTTACAGCAGCTACCGATGTTACGGGGCTGGTGATCACCAAACTGGACGGTACTGCCAAAGGTGGTGTAGTGTTGGCAATTGCACATCAGTTTCAGATCCCGGTGAAGTTTATAGGTGTGGGAGAGAAAGTGGAAGATCTGCTGGTATTCGACAAACATGAGTTTGCCGACAGTTTGTTTAGTATCAAATAA